The following DNA comes from Nicotiana sylvestris chromosome 10, ASM39365v2, whole genome shotgun sequence.
aaacataaaaaatgAATAATAGATTCCTTCTAAatgcttttaaaaataaaaattgtgaGTGGTCAAGCTCCTCTTTCCATGTTCTAAATTCACAGGTTGGCAAAGACAACATTAAACAAAGACCAAGATACAGATTCAATAATTAAAAGTAACCTGGCTATATTTTCAAGTTTTGGGTTTAAGTGGAGTAGTAGGTAATGATGACATTTATTCACACCATTTTACAATTTGGTCAATAAGAAAATACTAATAGTACAAAACATCGTCTTGGAAAGAACAAAGTAGCAGTAGGTGAGAACAAAGAAACTACAAATATTCTCTTTTCGACTTTAAGAAACTTTGCAACTTGCGGTTAATAATTTACTCAAACACTAATATGTGGTCAATTATTTACacagaaaaagagaagagagagcAATTGAGATTCAGTTGTGTTAAACCGTAGTACAACACAGACAAAATAAGGTACGAAACTAGTGTCAAATTTCATGTTTTTCGAATGTTAGGCACATGAAAGGGGAAAGAACGCTTACAGGTTTCGCTATGATGTTGAAAGAGGTTTTTTTTCCATGGAAATGGAAAAAGAGGGACTGAAAATGCGGGTgtgtgaagaaaaagaagaggcATTCATGAAAAGAATTTCGGACGATTAATTTCCTACATGCCACAGCTGAGGtgcaaaatatgaaaaatagggAAAGTGAGTAGGGAGAGTAGTGATAATTAGTTGTATAAGGTCCTATAAAAAATGACCCCGtacaaattagttttttttatccATTTCGAAATAATTCAAGTTGAATAATCAGACGTTATAAAGGCTAGTGTATAATTAAAATCCGATTTAAGTTTTAGGCGTACTTGTCCCTTTTTCCTTGTTTTTAATAATGATTCATAGACATGATGGTAAAGAATGAATCAACAAACATATATTTTTCAGCAATTTAAAATTACAACACAATTTAATAAAGAAATTTATAGAATATTAGAGAGTACTTATAAAATAATCCGACAATCACGCGGACTGAATTTTGGAGAAGTCAAGGTTTGTGAACTAAAAAGCTTGTTCACAGTATAAACAGTCACGAATTTAACCTCTTAGAAGCTCTTCAATACACTATTTAAGCATTTGTTCATACTCAATCTAGACACGCCTTGACACAGTAAACTGCTCAAACAACCACAACAACCACCTAATAAAATTCCACAAGCGGGGTATGGGAGGTTAGTGtttacgcagaccttatcccttcTCCGagagagaggttgtttccaataaacTCTCGGGTAAGAAGACGAAAACAGACAATATAAACTGCTCAAACACTGGTTTCTAATAGGTGTATATCTAGTGAGACGATACATCTAAAATACTAACAAGGATATGAATATCTCCTGGAAGGTGCTTTGGGACTCATGGAACATTAGGATTGTCCTTCTCCTCAGCTTTTTTCTGCAAGTGTTGCTAATCTTCTTTGCACCTCTTAGAAAGCGTGTTTCGACTGTGTTTCTGATCTTGCCCCTCTGGTCAGCCTACTTGCTTGTAGAATCCGCTGCTAATTTTGCACTGGGACACATCTCCTACAGCCAAGGGAGGAATGTCTTTGGCACTGATGGCGGCGACATCCAATAACTTCAAGCATTCTGGGCAGCCTTTCTGTTGGTACATCTTGGCGGCCCTGACACCATTAGTGCCTTTACTCTCGAGGACAATGCACTGTGGTTTAGGAAACTTTTGCGGTTCATGTTCCAGATTGGCGCTGTGGTGTATGTCCTTATCCAGACATTTCCTGGTAACAAGTTGTGGATCCCAACAGTGATAATAATTTTAACTGGACTAATCAAGTATGGTGAGCGTATTCGAGCTTTACATCTCGCAAGTCCAAGTCGTTTTCGCGAATCCATGATGAGGGATCCGGATCCCGGGCCTGATTATGCCAAGCTAATGGACGATTACTCTGCAGCATGGGCGGCCAATCTACCAGCTACTATGAATATGGTTCACGAGTTCGGAGCAGAAATAGGTGATGAAGATTGGCCTGGCGGACCAAGGCTACCGGATCTTGAGGTGGTGGAATCTGATCACTGGCCTGCAGAAGAAACAGCTGATCTGTATCTGATTCACGAGTTCAGAGGGGAAATACCTAAAGGAAGGCCTGTCAAGCGAGGGCTATCGGATCTTGAAGTGGTGGAAGAAGCATATTACTTCTATGAGAAATTCAAAGGACTGATTGTTGATCTCATACTTGACTTCAGACAGCGTAATGAAAGTCGCAACTACTTCCTCGACTTAAATTCAACAGATGCCTTTCGAGTTATAGAGACTGAACTTAACTTCATTTTTGACGTTCTTTATACTAAAGTGACAGTGGTAAATTCTCCATGGGGTTATGCAAGGCGAGCAGTATCTTTCATTCTCCATGTTGTTGCTGGAATTCTCGTCTACCGTTGGGATAAAAGGGGAGTTCCTAGGTGGGATATTGGAATCACTTATACCTTTCTCCTAGGTTCTCTTCTCTTGGATTTGACGGCTTTTCTTATGCTTATCTTCTCAGATTGGACAACAGTTGCCCTGAAGAAAATGAGTTACTCTCATTTACGCCGTTTGCCTATGCCTTTTCGATGCTTGCACCGTAGGTGGGCTGAATCCGTTTCACAATTCAACCTGATTGACTATTGCATACATGCGCGCTCAGAGAGAAGGGAACGGACATATTAGTATTTTGGCATCGCTGATATATTGGACAGGATCGTGTATGTGGATAGTGATCCATTCACTACAGAATTGAGGGAATTCATACATAAAGAGCTAAAAGTGAAGTCCTTTTTCGCTAAAGATTTAAAAATAGCCAAGGAAATGTGGTTAGCCAAAGGAGAATGGACTCTTCGTATGAATAATTGTAGTCAGCTGCTTCCTTTCATCACTGATTCTAGTTACGACGAGTGCCTTCTAGTTTGGCACATTGCTACAGAACTCTGTTATAGCCAAGACTTGGTTAGCCAGGCTCAGAGAATTAATGAAGAAAACGAGGAAAGCAAAGTGAAAAAATTCCGAATGCCGTTTGCACATTGTTTTTGGAGAAAAAATAAAAGGGATCAGAGTGATCATCAGTTCAACTACCGCCAGATTTCGAAGGTTCTTTCAGATTACATGCTCTACCTCCTCGTTATGCAGCCATCAATGTTGTCCACTGTGGAAGGTATCGGACAGATTAGATTCAGAGACACTTGTGCTGAAGCCAAGGAGTTTTTCCGCAGCAGGGATTTAATGAAGAGTACTACCGAAGATCAAGGTGAGCGATGCTGGAAAAACTTCTTTACCAATTGCTTCTCAACAGGAAGAACAACGGGGGATGAGCACCGCGACCCCCTTTTGAAACATACAGACGAAGAAAATATCGTTTGCTGTCCTGAAAAGAAACCAAATCAAGAAGACGAGGAACATAAACGAGCATGCAATGCTATCCTTAGCGTGAACGCAGTGGTGAAACCCGCGCTAATAAAGGGAGATCAGAGTAAAACGGTCTTGTTTGATGGACGTATTTTAGCTGAAGAGCTGGAAAAACTTGAAAAAGATCACAGTTTCAATAAATGGGAGATATTAAGCGATGTATGGGTTGAAATGCTCTCATATGCGGCAATTAACTGCAACGCCAATAACCATTGCCATCAGCTTAGCAAAGGAGGAGAGCTTATAACTTTGGTTTGGTTGTTGATTATTCATTTTGGCTTTGGAAACAATTATCAAATACGTGAAGGTCATGCAAGGACAGAACTGGTTGTGGACAATAATTAGCTTCTTTTTGCACAATGTTGTATTTCAAGATGATCTTATCTTAAAGATCTAGATTCGTAATATGGATTGGGGTTTGGTTTTTTTCCTAGTTCAGTTCAGTTCAGTTCGGTTTAATAGCCTCTCTACCTCtccaggtaggggtaaggtccgcttacacattaccctccccagaccccacttgtggattatactgggtattgttgttgttgtagttcgGTTTAATAGATTCGATTTTTCGGTTTTGGACCTGTTAAATTGGACAGCCAGACAGGAATTAATAATTGCAAAACCTCTTGGTGCTACACATGTTttttttgcagaaaataaggTGAAGGATTGTAGTAATATATTGCGTTCAAGATAAACATGCATAAGATTCAATTAAAGAAAAAACTAATCAAGAAGCTTGAAGGAGTGGAATAGAAAGACTCGTTCGAACGAACTAAGAATGTCGTTTTGAAAGAAAGGTAATTGTATTATACTccctccctccggtccaaaataagtgatcaatttgccTTGGGCATACCcattaaggaaatactaaattctagacaaaaatagttAATGTAATTAAATTATCCTTAATTAAATGTTGCTGCATAATTTAATGTGGGGAGTAAAAGACTTTAGGAATAcatacataagggtaattttgaaaaaacaaattgaattttttcttgattatataaatggacactcaTATTGGgtcaaaataaaaagacaaattGGTCACACTTATTGTGAACTGGAGGGAGTAGAACAACACTAAGCTAGTGTTGAAATATTTACAGGTTCAGCATAAAACTGAAAAAGGAATCCCTTTCTAATCTTTTATTGATTCTGCATCATTTAAAAACTCCTAATTACACAGAAAACATTAAGAATGTCTCAAGACAAATGTAGTCAAATGCGGGTCATAACATTCATGAAGCATGTTCTTTGCTAGTAGAAGTAATTAATTAGGGTTCTTGGACCATCAGGGGAATTGAGTCCTTAACTATTTTGGGTAAAGTAAAACTGACCATCACAAAAGTGAAAGCTCATTCCTGCCATTACCATCTGCGCTTTTTTCTTAGGCAAAATACACGCCTAAAGTTGGTCTCAGCTGTAGTTAAACGCTCCAACTTACCTAATGATTTTCTAGACACCTTAACTTGAcataaggcaaaatacataagttgtcaCCTGACCTATTGTCCAAATCCCCTTTACACACTTTCTATGGACGATAATAATATTACACACGCAACCTTTTTAAACTGTATCTAGAACACACCTCTTTTGACCAGGTCCCGTAAAAAGTTCATTCGTGTATTTCACGTGTTTGACTTTTTTTTataaacttaaaaataaaaatataaaatataaaattacaaATATGCCCTCATCTTCTTCAACTCATACCTGCAACACTATTATACCTGCAACACCATTATAGAGCAAGTTTTAAAATGGAGACAACCAAGAACATTCTACCAAAATATTCCTTGCCATCAAATATGGTCATTAAGCTATAAGACAACTTTTTGAAATCATTACTGCCATTTGATTTAAAATTACATATGCAAAACCAAATCGAGGAGGAAATTCAATCAAAAGTTGACGGAATTGCGTTACTAGTTAGGTTTCTCCAATGAAGTCAACACGGCCGGCTCAACCTGACCCACTCACTCTTTAGGTTCGCTTTCTTCAAAGAACGCCACCGGTTCACCTCGCCGGTCACACGAAACGCCGACACCAGTGTAATTTCCTCGCTCGATATCCCTTTTCCCTTGCATCCAGTTCCTTCCTCCCTGCTGTCGAGCTAGAACTCGAACTACCTGTTCTCTTGTGTGACTACCAGAATTTATCCGACGACGTCGAGTCCAATGTATCATTTTGGCTTCTGTTCTTCGATAGAGTCGGCGGCGGCAGAGTTGAACATGGAGTACCTTGCTTATATGCTCCTGATGCTTTCAATGACACATCCTTTATCTACACCACAAATTGGGGGAGTGAGTTCGGAGGATGAAGATGGAGAAGAAGGGGTTGTGACCCAATTAAATAAAATTTGAACACGTGGCACTTTAAGAAATAATATAATAGCAAAAAATTAAATTTCACGTACTTCTTTTGTGTGTAAACACGCAAGTCAAAAATGGTATGCACTAGATACACTTTAGAAAGACTGTGTGTGTAATATTATTATTGTTCACAAAAACTGTGTAAAGGGAATTTGGGTATATTTAACCCTTAGACATAACTGTAACATATGAGCACCTTATGCGCATGTCAAGTTGTGTAGTTTACACTTACATTTGAGCGCGTGAAAAAGCCTAATTatatttttcccttttcttttttctcctaaAAATCTTCAGCTTCCTTCCTCAAAATTTCTGGTGACTTTTTCCACCGTTTTCACAAGTTTTAAGCTTCACAAACGCGTAATTTCCATATATCAACAGAAAATTAAGAAGCCCAAAATTCTTAATGTTACATTAATTCTTATTATCGCATTACTGGTCATGCTCAAAGACGAGAAGAAAGATCCTCAAAATGGGGTCACCAAAAATACCTCTGTTACGCAACAATCCAAACTTAACACCACAAAATAATGTCCATCCATTTCGCACATTAACGGGAAATCTTCAATCTTCGACATCGACGGTGATAATGAAACCGAGGTTGTCTAGAAGAAGCTCATAAAAATGAAATTGGGGCTGCCCCAAATTTTCATCTTTTTCCTTCTTATTCATcagttttaaaatataaaaaattccatGTCTTTACTTCTGCCATGAATTCCGATTATAAGAAACAATAAATTCCAACACTTCTATTTATCAGGAGAGTGGGCATGAAACAATTTCATACTCATTCTCTGATTCTTTTTATCACTATAGCCGCAAAATAGTTCAAATTCTAAGTTTGGGAGGTGGATTGTTGACGTTCTGGTGGTTGACAGTGAGAAAGAATGAGAGTAGAGGTGGTATTTTGGTGAAATTTTTGGATGAAAAAGACAAATAATAAACGTATATTCTTGCGTGCACCTCCTCTACTATTCTACTGGGTGAATAGACAAAAGGGACCGAGGATTTGAAGTTATGGACTTCTGAATTCTAGCCCTAAGGGGTTTTTGGATTCTATGAATTTGTTAAGATAAATACACGAACACTACTGAGCTCCCGAACTTGTACTGTAAACAGTACATTTGCCCCCCTAAGCACAGTTATTCTGTCCATTAAGGTTTGATTAGATGGGAAGAGATAATCCAATATTTTCTGTCTCAGCTACAATTAAAATTTTGATCTTCTAAAATGCAATGATAGAATgatctatcaagatttttcatttttacaatcCAACCATATATTTATTGATTGTGAAAAAATCTTTTAAACTATCGGTATAATATTTAACCTACTATATAAAATATGTCAACTTTTTTTAAGTTGTCGATCAATATCAATTAAAGATGAATGGTTATTTGCAATTACCTTATAAGTGATATATTGTTTCATTTCCTCACTCTTCTAGCTTTGATTTAAACGTTCTTCTTTCAATAGGAGTTATTCTTTATCTTGATGTTGCAAAAGCTTTTGGTCCTTAAGTATGATCGCTCTTATCCACTCTTGAGTTTATAAGTGGTTATGTTGAATTAGTTGCACATGACTATGGTCTTTTTGTAGCCGGGATTCCCTTAACCAAGATTTTGCGTGAATAGTTAAGAGGAAAGAAAGGACCTGTAGATAATAATAAGAAAGGGCGCGGCATTTGCACGAGCGAAATGGATGAGCAAAAGTTATCATGCAATGGAGTGAGGAATAGTCATAGCCTCATGTAAGACAACTAAAATTAATGTAAGACAACTAAAATTATGTTCGGATAATTTTATAGACCTCCCCTTAGGTTTGGCCTAATCACACTAATATCCTAAATCACAAGGGCAACTAGTGTGATGAGGCCAAACTTGAGGGGAGATCTTCCAAATTATTCGTATTTTTTAAACTATCAGTGGCTTAGAATTTAATTAAACTCACTAATTTTAAATGTGTGTTGATGACTGCGTTATAAGCTGAATGACCCAACTCTGCAATTCAAGAACATTTTTTAAATCTTGTCGGCAACTCAAGATTTATACGTTTTAAAACTATGTTTATTTAAGTATAACTACACAATCCCTGACAATCCCATTGATGCTATTTGACACTAATCATATAGGAGTATGTTTTAACGGATACTGAGTTcccataaaaaaaaattaaagaggagcgTATATATAAATCATTTCTTTCAAGCGCATGGTTTTGTATTATAAATAATTTGGCCAGCTTTATCAATCCTTATCTGCTATATTTGGTgtttccgggtcgtgacaataattaGGTAAGATATTAATCTGATATTTATTTTGATTGACTTCTTGGGATTATTATTTGGATTAACTAATTTCGATTTTTTGTATAGTAAGTATACCAAGTAAATTTTATGGATGATCATACAACTTTGCGTTCATTACcttaaaatttctttttttttgtcacATAAAGGTCATTAAACTTTGTATTCATTACCAAAAAattacttttctttcttttgttacacaaaaatTATGTTACTATGCTCTAGTCATCGCAATATTCACTTTGACCAAATTTTATAAACTTTCACATAAAAATTCTATTATGCCCTTGACATTATAAATTTTCCTCATCTATGTAATACCctctatattatatactatataatatatttttacctatatattttactaataattaaaataacttaatattatttgatttattatttttataatatttttgaCATTTAATTTTTCCTTAACGTTAATTTTCAATATATAGATATAGCATTATCAATTGTTTTAGTAACACTATTGTGAATAAATCTCAAGTCAATATTATTGACCATACCTAACGAaatatttttaacaaaaattataaaattaaagttCATAGATTTATCAGTCAAGCTATATTCGTTAATCAAACAAACAAAATACCCACATTTAGCACACTGACGTATCAAATTAACActttcaaaaaacaaaataacAGATAAAAGCTTTAAAATACTTAATATTAACACAAATatatttgaatattttttttaaagttttactgactataaaaaattattatttgttaactaatttttttattttaaataaatatttttgtcGTTTTTATGTTTCAATATATGTTCATGTttgaatatgattaaactaattgAGTGCCATGACAAaattatttatacatatatattataaaataatatCAAGTTATTTTAACTATAAGTAAAATACATAggtaaaaatattatatatatatatatatatatatataatgagcaGATTTATAATGCCAAGGGCATAATAGACTTTTCAGGTGAAAGTTTTATAAAATCTGGTCAAAGGAAAAATCGTGAtaactaaagcataaaaataaGTTTTGGGTAACATaaaaaagaaaagtgacttttggGTAATGCACACAAAGTTTAATGACTTTTACGTAACAAAAAAAGTGACTTTAGGATAATGAACACAAAGTTGAATGATCATCCATAAAATTTACTCGGTATACTTACTATACTAAAAATCGAAATTGTTAATCCAAATAATATCCCGAGAAGTCAATCAAAATaaatagagaaattttcataaagcactaccttttagtagtaattagccatctatagatatcatttgctatattacggattatagatactttttctgtggttataagatgtatttgatgtatttaagctattgtattcataaatacatgagcaaaaataggcgtgaatcagggaagtccagttaatcagttgttgtattcgactgtattcatggagtgaaacgtGGTATTACagttggacagattattgtattcgattgtattcacggcgtgaaataggggattacactgtttttaaaacggaaagtgaatcaattaacataatagattTCTAATATaattcaacaaactcaattataacacacaaattttgtattttcagttataaaaaagattctcaaccaaaaATACACCAAAagcatagcaatcttcagagaaattatataatacatctgaatacataaattatattaattaaaaaaacatatgaatacattcatggcatatagcgagatagtgaatacaatgaaatacatagaatacaacgggatacattgaaatacaatgaaaaaaaagacagtaaattcaatgaaatacatggaatacaacgaaatatattgaattacaatggaaaaaaaaaaagacaatgaatgcaatgaaatacatgaaaacaCAGCATaatacgttgaaaatacattgaaatatattaacagaaaaacaagttgctcagccccaaaatcCTTCTTCTTTGTTCAATaacaaaccctaattttcgaCGAATTCGCCGTCGAGCAAAAACCCTGAATCTCACTGTTCCCACACATCCTGTACATTACTTTTGACACATCAGTACCATCGTAGCTTTTGTACCACTCCTCGCAACTCCCAGGTACGAAGCCATGATCAAACTCACCAATCCAAGTTCAGATTTTCATCTGTATTTATCCAAGAATACCTAGGTACAAAGCCATGATAAAAATCTTGGATAAAACTCTCTTTATCTGTATTTATCCAAGAATAACCAATCCAAGTTCAGATTTTCTCACTTTCCAGTAGCATTTGCATACCCATTCTAGAgaataaaaaaaatccaaaattttcACATTAGGGCAACGAACCAGAAATTGGCTTTTTCAGCCACGTCGAGTCGAACCAGAAAAGAAATCTTTACTATAACCACTAGGGCAACGAACAGAGGCAACAATCGTGGTTTTGTGAGAAAAGAGAGTAAAGTGTATGCAAAAAGAGAGAGAACGTGGTTTGTGAAATATACCGTGATTATGTGAGAGAAAATctgaaaaaggagagagaaaaatattaattagcgtATATGGTGCCTTAAGTGTATGTTATACCTATAATTAGATATTTTGTTATAAAGGGTAAAAGGTagctatataatatattttttaaaaatgatatttatttaaaataaatagggtactaaACTTTTCTATAGGGCGTAAAATTTCCAAATAGATATCACACTAATATCTTACCTAATTATACCTTACCTCACTTGTCCATAACTCTCTTATCTGTAAACCAAACCATTTCAAGGAGCAAGGACTAAAGGGATGCATGTATCGGTTATCGGGTAATATCTCAAGTACGGGCTGGACTGGAAGAGACAGCTTCATTGGGCTAAATTGCAAAGCACGACAGAAATGGCCCAACAATCGAATATTTCTGGGGGGTTTCACTTTTAGCCCGCTTCAAAACTATTTATATGCGGTATCCAAAATGATGTATAAAATtcatataatttatatatatatatatcatatatacatatatatatatatattattttgagagcggctataCTGTGTCATTTTTCCtattgtatatccaattatttaagtgtgtgtgtgtatatatatatatatatatatatatatatatatatatcagttaTGTTCTTGAGAGCAGCTATATAGTGTTATTCCCAATATTTTCTTGTTGAAATTGCCCCAAAAAAACCCGGCAAGAGCATATTATACTTaattagtgtgtgtatatatatatatatatatatatatatatatattggttagGAACTATAGATATTTTTGGCTGAGGGGCCAAATACGTAACTTTTCCAACCAAGAAAACTGTCTTAACATTTCAGGCAAACTCTATATCGGAAATGGATTTAAAGCTTAAATGTTATACTATATGATAGGGCACGTATGAATTTATATGGTATGCACATTCTCAAGGACAGAGCCATAATTTAAAGACTGTGGGTTTCGAATTTGACATCAAACTTGTAGCTCGTTTTAATTATTAAGCTCGCAACTAATTATAATctcatattttattaagtttcGAATGCaaatacataatttaaataaaaattactgGATTCGCTTGAACTTGCAGTGACATAGGCCAAGAAACAAATCCCTAAAATTTATTGACCCAAAAACAAACATTAATGCATATCATAGGTTTGACTGTGAAAAGTACACGATATACTTCCTTATTGCTCTGACGATTGTCATATCATTTTTAGGATGGTGTGTATACCTATCTTGCTTGTGATAATTACTGTTAATTAACATTGTTTTTTGTTCCtacttttccctttttccttgaTGATGCACCAGAGTAACTGTTTTTTTTTCGTTTGCCAAAAATATATTGTGACTCAAATCTAAAGCTAGAGGCTCTTCATAGCTCATACTACTAAGATGATAAAAACGGTAGCTCAGTACACAAGGCATCTCGCGTTCGCACGCCGGATCTTAAAGGATGTGATTTAGACAGTCTATATCATAATACAAGTATTAATGGCTACTTTTACGATTCAAACATTTGATATATATGTCACACGAAAACAACTTTATCGTTGTTCCAACGCTCCCTTCTAAACTACTACAAGATGATAAATAAATGAATACCTATGTAGGACACCTGGTATAGTGGCTTAGAATTTAAGTAAAGGATATTGATGTCCCTGTCCTTTTATTGTTCTTTTGTCTCCCTTATATTATCCCACCCCACTTCTCATACCAGCCAGAATTTTCCATTAGTATAAAAGAAACACCAAATATAGCAGATAAGGATTCACAAAAGCTGGCCAAATTATTTATAATACAAAACCATGCGCAAGAAAGAAATGATTTATATACGctccttttaattatttttaatggTATCCGTTAAAACATACATATGATTAGTGTCAAATGGCATCCATGGGATTGTATAGTTATACTTAAGTAAACATAAATTAAAAACACATAAATCTTGAGTTGCCGACAAGATTTATAAAATGTTCTTGAATTGCAGAGTTGGGTCATTCAGCTTATAACGCAGTCATCAAAACAAATTTAAAATTAGTGAGTTTAGTTAAATTCTAAGCCACTGATAGTTTAAAAAATACGAATAATTTCAGAGACCTCTCCTCATCATACTGGTTTCCCTTGTGATTTAGGATATTAGTGTAATGAGGCCAAACCTAAGGGGAGGTCTATGAAATTATTCAAACATTATTTTAGTTGTCTTACATGAGGCGAAGGTATTCCTTATTCCATTGCATGACAACTTTTGCTCATCCATTCTGCCCGTCTAGACGTCGCACTTTTTCTTATTATTATCTACCGTTCTTTCTTTCCTCCTAACTATTCACGTAAAATTTTGGTTAAGGGAACCCGGGCCCAAAAAGACCATACTCATGTGCAACTAATTCAACAGGACCACTTATAAACCCAATAATGGATAGGAGTGATCATACTCAAGGACGAGAAGCTCTCACAACATCAAGATAAAGAACAGCTCACATTCGAAGAAGAGCGTTTAATCAAAACTGGAAGAGTGAGGAAATGAAACAATATATCACTTATAAGGTAATTGCAAATAACAATTTATTTTTAATTGATATTGATCGACAACTTTAAAAAATTGACATTTTTTATATAGTAGGTTAAATTATACCGATAATCCAAAAGATCTTTTCACGATCAATAAATATATGGTTGgattgtaaaaatgaaaaatcatgatagATCATTCTATCATTGCactataaaagaaaaggaaagaaaaatttaAACGTACCACCAATTGGTACGAGGGATTAGTCGAGATCTCCTTATCCTTAACTAAAAATTTTAGATTTGAAACATGTAAATTGAAAATATTTTAGAAGGAATGATTTACACCTAAATTCGAATTAATAGGAGTCGTAGGCTTCG
Coding sequences within:
- the LOC104224173 gene encoding uncharacterized protein — translated: MWLAKGEWTLRMNNCSQLLPFITDSSYDECLLVWHIATELCYSQDLVSQAQRINEENEESKVKKFRMPFAHCFWRKNKRDQSDHQFNYRQISKVLSDYMLYLLVMQPSMLSTVEGIGQIRFRDTCAEAKEFFRSRDLMKSTTEDQGERCWKNFFTNCFSTGRTTGDEHRDPLLKHTDEENIVCCPEKKPNQEDEEHKRACNAILSVNAVVKPALIKGDQSKTVLFDGRILAEELEKLEKDHSFNKWEILSDVWVEMLSYAAINCNANNHCHQLSKGGELITLVWLLIIHFGFGNNYQIREGHARTELVVDNN